A single genomic interval of Helianthus annuus cultivar XRQ/B chromosome 13, HanXRQr2.0-SUNRISE, whole genome shotgun sequence harbors:
- the LOC110905209 gene encoding uncharacterized protein LOC110905209, with translation MNFGTINIKGAGGVGKAKVVRGLLSKYGLNFIAIQETQFRDLPDRVIKRFWDNTAFDYIKVDADGRSGGLLSIWSPGVFKKNLDVKTQNFILVKGQVTGEQEEIIVVNVYASTVPSNRRQLWNELLSLKQSVHEYNMGGRRYTFMSGDGRNLSKIDRVLVCGEFIMRWPDATLLALNRDVSDHCPLILTTVNNFGPTPFRVFHCWMDATGFDEAVRKGLGKGCDSSFKDECVAIKFKARRDELKTWRSSEKAKEEELLATTNENLQKLETEAERRSLTAQEIETWQGYKRTIKEWHKAKAKDLIQKSRIKWIALGDENNVLSHGSK, from the exons ATGAATTTTGGAACCATTAACATAAAAGGGGCAGGAGGGGTGGGTAAAGCTAAGGTAGTTAGAGGGCTATTGTCAAAGTATGGGTTAAACTTTATAGCGATCCAGGAAACACAGTTCAGAGACTTACCGGATAGAGTAATAAAAAGGTTTTGGGATAACACAGCGTTTGATTACATCAAAGTGGATGCAGATGGGAGATCGGGTGGACTGTTATCAATCTGGAGTCCCGgggtatttaaaaaaaatctcgATGTTAAAACTCAAAATTTCATTTTAGTTAAAGGGCAGGTAACAGGGGAACAGGAGGAGATAATCGTTGTGAATGTTTATGCTTCGACAGTACCAAGTAATAGGAGACAACTGTGGAATGAGTTACTATCGTTAAAGCAGTCAGTCCATG AATACAATATGGGTGGAAGGAGATACACGTTTATGTCAGGAGATGGGAGAAACCTAAGTAAAATCGACCGAGTACTAGTATGTGGTGAATTTATAATGAGGTGGCCAGATGCGACTTTGTTGGCACTGAACAGAGACGTCTCGGATCATTGCCCATTAATATTAACAACTGTTAATAATTTTGGGCCAACTCCATTCCGTGTATTTCACTGTTGGATGGATGCTACCGGTTTTGATGAAGCGGTAAGGAAAGGTTTGGGGAAGGGGTGCGATTCAAGCTTCAAGGATGAATGTGTAGCCATAAAATTTAAAGCAAGAAGAGATGAACTAAAAACATGGAGAAGTAGTGAAAAAGCAAAAGAGGAGGAGCTATTGGCAACCACAAACGAAAACCTACAAAAATTAGAAACAGAAGCGGAAAGGAGAAGCCTTACGGCGCAAGAGATTGAGACTTGGCAAGGGTATAAAAGAACAATAAAGGAGTGGCATAAAGCGAAAGCAAAGGATTTAATCCAGAAGTCACGAATAAAATGGATCGCTTTGGGGGATGAAAACAACGTTCTTTCACACGGTAGTAAATAG